The genomic stretch CTGAAGTACTCGGCAATTTGTTCATGATGCTGCACCAATCCCTGCGTTAAATTACAAATTACAAATATTGTGACGTCCACAGCTCCCACATAAAAGTTTACAACAATACAATATACAGTCAATAACATGCCAGATGCTAAATAAGCTCAAAAATAACGAAGCGCGGTGTGTTTCATTCTTAATCAAATTCTATATTGTAGCTTTCTACCTAATTTTAAAGCAACTCCTTGAACAATCCATCTTATGCAAAAGTGTTCCACAGGAAGAAAGGACAAGCTCAATCTCGCGGAACCTTCAACACGTTATGCATACACAAATCATCTGGGAAGTAGCCATGGAAACACGAACATATACAAAAACCAAAATGGTGTTGAAAAACACAGCCACTCAATCTCAACAAGAACAATCAGAAAAATGTTTTCATAACAATGTGAAAGATAAGAAGTGAAGGGGAATGCATGCATCATCGACAGCATAACTCATGCCGGTGTTTGTGTGTGAAAGAGAGCATGCGAGAGAGAGACCACCCTTCTTTTCCCTTCTTATATCATAGTTCTGTAATTCTTTTAAAACTGAAAGAAAAACTATAAGAGAAGTTATTAAGAAAGATCTCGAGATTAACAATTTGGATAGAAGCATGGTCCTGGATAGAACATTATGGCAGAAGCTGATCTATGTAACCGACTCCACTTAATGGTACAAGGCTTGGTTGATGTTGTTGTATGTATACCTTCACATTTCACAAGTAACAGTTTAGACTTCACAAATATTCTACTCGTCTCTAGATCACATAAATCGAAAGATATGATATGTCGGTCAAAAACTATTTCAAAGACATTGTTATTCCTATACACCATTTTAACGTTGGTATTTCACTACTTCGAACTTTATTCGAATTGACTAAGAGAATACCTAAAAAAATCTACTTTCCTTTTGAAAGCTGAACTAAAAACACAACACTACGCAACCGATCAAACATAAATAAAACAAACATTACCTGATTAAGCATCCACTTCAAGCCAACTGCAGTCGTGCACTCGTTTTTAGAAGCACTACTAAACCAATCTAGATTATAAATTGTGTCCAACGTCTCCGTTATCGTCGTCATATTACTCCTCCTAACCTTAACCGAAAAGATTTCCCCGTTCGAGCTTATGTTAGGATGACTATTCAAAAACGTCTCGAACCAACCACTCCCAGATCTCTGCATTGACAGAATAGTAAAATACCGCACTGGGTGGCAACTACATTCCTCCCTGAAAAACAAACAACAACGCAATATCAGTAAACTTCAAAAGATTCAGAAACAAAAACACTTATTCGACTCTTAACATCGATATATCACCACCTGCTGTAAGTTTTGGGATTTGGATAGTGCACATAAGGAATCTCCCAAGGTTCGATATTCGGTTCGGGACAAGGCTTTTGAATAACATTGATATCTAGAAAACCAATTTTAGTACCAGTGCTTATCTGCTTCAAACAAATAGAACATATATACACACCACAAACCATTGCAAAAGCCAACACAACCAACCTCCAAACCAACGTAGTATTCTTCAAACCCTTCACAAGCAAAACATCCTGAAACCATTAACTACAACAACGTTAATAATAAATTGAATAACTAATTATAAACTAATTAACACGCTATAAAAGCCCTCAACTTAATTGATCCAAAACATGAATATTGAATTAGAAATTAGATATCAGATATTAACCCCACAGAATTCATTGGGGTTATTTTAAGAAACCAGATCGGACAATTTCACGTGGCACCCATGAAAAAACAAAATCAAAAATAGAATCTTTCACCTAAGATAAAATGAAACAAGAAGAAAAACAAAACACTAACCTTTGTGAAGGAAGAATGATCATCGGCCATTGTTGTTAAGCTCAAATCAAAAGGAATGCAGATGAAAAGACATTTTTTGGATACCTTTTGAAAATTTCTTTAATCTATTGTTGTAAAGCTTAATTTTTCAGCTCTCATTGCTGAAACCTGCAACAACTCAGAATAATAATAATGAATATTATATTTTGTTTATTAATCTGTATTTCATTTTTTGGTGTTGTAAAgaacaaaatgatgaaagagtttAGAACTATACTAACTAAATTTAGATTTAGAccgttgttttttttttctgatAATAAATagagaaattaaaaaaaaattgtagaaatattaatattaatattaatattatcTCGAAACTCGCACCTGGCAAGTGGCAGAACTCTCTTCGTTTTCAATATCGTTAATAGAATGGTGGGTTGAATGCGACCGAAACAAAACGACATTGTCTTTGTGTTGGTTACTACTTAAAACGACATGTAAAAAATAGTTGTTTTTTCTTTAGTTTTTAAGTTTTGTATGAAAAGAAATTCAGACCAAAAAAGTTGATGATTTCTTTTGGACAATCATATAGATTTTCTAGCCACGTTGTTCGTTGGTGTCTTGCCGTCTATTAAGGGTTGTTAAATTAAAAGGAAATAAGCAGGATGATTATTGCTTTTAGACCTTGAAAATTAATTATCCAAATTCTTTAAGCATCACTCTTAGTTCATCTATAATATATAATAACATAATATGTTCTGTAAACTACATCCTTATCCTTTGTTTTTTTTTCTCCACTTCACGGttaattttattaaatttttatttttttcaactAAGTTTCTAAACTGATCTTAATCTACTATACTATGCAACACGTTACTTCTTTCATATACAACACTTTACTTCTTTCATCAATAACACTCTACTACACTATGCAATACTCCTTGATTTTTTTTTCACTCTatgaaaatgaagaagaagaaaataacATGGGAGAGAAAACATAATTACTTCATGCAATTATTCTTTTATattttaacttttaatttttattgGGATTAATAACTTATTGTTCTTTTGTAGAAAAAAATAAAACTTACATAAATCTAACTCatattttatttgaatttgaaAGATTAGGAAATATAAGTTTATAGTTTGAAAATGTGAatggatgatgaaaatgttggATGTTATATAAGTCAAATGCAAATAACTATGATCAGAAGCATGTTTGGAGAATAGCTTATTTGAGAAGCTATTTGGAAAAGCTACCAGAATGCTGTTGGAAAACCAGAAAAATACTTCTGTTTTTAGGCTGTTTTGTTTAGCTTTTGTTTGTTACTTTGTTTAGTGTTAGTAGGCACTATATATACATTTTGTAACACGTTGAATGAATTAAATGCCATATGATTTTTACCTTCTCAATTAATCTCTATTCTCTCTaaacttcatcttctccaatcCTCCAATTTCACCAAAATTATCCATCACCTCCATTGATTCACATACAAGCTTTTGTGCTTGTtccaacatttggcatcaagagcaTTGGTTCCGATCCTATTCCGCTGCAATGCCCGTTTCAAACGACAAGATCCCCACCAATCTTCCCATTCTTGATTCAAATAACTACAACAAATGGTGCAAACAAATGAAAGTTTTGTTTGGCTACCAAGACGTGCTCGATGTGATTACTACCGATGTTACCCCTCTTGTTGAAGAGGCTACAGCTGCCCAACAAGCCACTcacaaagaagagaagaagaaagactaCAAGGCTCTCTTCTTGATACATTCTTGCGTCGATGAAGACAACTTCGAAAAGGTTGGTGATTGTGACTCGGCGAAGAAAGCTTGGGATATACTCGAGAAGGCGTATGCGGGAGTTGACAAAGCGAAggtggtgaggttacaaactcacaagaGGCAGTTTGAATTACTCCAAATGGAAGAGAAGGAAACGGTCAACGATTACATAACGTGTGTGACGCGTttggtgaatcaaatgaaggcTTGCAGTGAGTCGGTTTCGGAGGAAAACATTATGTCGAAGGTGTTGCGTTCTTTAACGGCAAGATTCGACAACATTGTTGTTGCGATTGAAGAATCGAAGGATCTCAAGACCATGACAAAGGATGAACTACAAAGTTCATTGGAAGCTCATGAACAAAGGATGGATGAAAGAGGAAACGATAAGGCAAAAGCGGAAGTGGCTTTGCAAACTCGTTTCAATGAGAAGAATAAGAGATAGAAAGGGAAATGGTCTTCTAGAGATAAGAAGAATTTCCAGAATTTTGGTGGAAAACATCCACAAAATTCAAGAGGACAAAAAGGAGAAGGAACCTCCAAGGATGATAGTCAAGGCAACTACAAGTCGCTCGACAAAAGTACCAAGAGATGTTACAATTGTCAAAAGCTTGGACATTTCTCAAGAGATTGTCGTTTCAAGCGCAAGGAGAGTGATGCGGATGAAGCTAAGGTTGCTAGGCAAGAAGTGGATGATGATAGCACACTTCTTGTGGTGATTACGGAGGAGAATAATGGCATGGACAACAGTAGAAAGTTGCTGGACAGCAACTACTGCAGTGCAGAAAAAATGCAGAAAATGCGTTCGGAGAAAAACGCATTAGTAACGGTTCGAGATGGAGTCCAAGGTAATGATAAGTGGTACTTGGATTCTGGTTGTTCGACGCATATGACGGGTAGAAAAGATTGGTTCGTGAAGATCAATCAAGCCACACGAAGTAGAGTGAGATTCGCGGATAATACGACTTTAGCGGCCGACGGTGTCGGTGATGTCTTGATCATGAGGAGGGATGGTGGTCATTCCTTGATCAAGAACGTTTTGTACATTCCTGGAATTAAGTGTAACCTTTTAAGCATTGGGCAATTACTTGAAAGAAATTAAACAATTCGCATGGAAAACAAAGTATTGCGCGTTTTGGACCAAAATGGAGTTTTGATCCTTAAGGCTCCTATGGCTGCCAATAGAACTTTCAAGATTGAGTTGAAAGTTCTGGAGCATAGGTGCTTAGCTACTGCTTCAAGTCGTGAGGAATGGTTATGGCACTATCGTCTCGGTCATCTCAACTTTCGTGATCTCGACGCGTTAAAAAGACATGGTATGGTGTTCGGGCTGCCAAAGATTAATATTCCAGCTAAAATATGTGAAGAGTGTGTTCACGGGAAGCAACACAAGAGTAATTTCAGCAAGGATGTGGGTCATAGGACCAAGCATCACCTTGAGGTGGTGTGTTCCGATGTATGCGGATCGATGCAAGTCAATTCCTACGGTGGCAATCGATACTTTGTCACgtttattgatgattttagtagGAAGTTGTGGATTTACCTCATTAAGAGGAAGGATGGGGTGTTTGAAGTGTTCAGACGGTTTAAGTCAATGGTTGAGCGCCAATGCGGTAAAAAGCTCAAAACTCTCAAAACGGACGGTGGTGGTGAATTCACATCCGGTGAGTTTATGAGCTATTGCAATGATGAGGGGATAATCCGTGAGGTGGTGCCTccctacactccacaacaaaatggcatTGCAGAGAGAAAAAATCGGACAATCATGAACATGGTACGAACCATGTTAAAAGGCAAAAATTTACCGAAAGAGCTTTGGGGTGAAGCGGTATCTACAGCTGCCTATTTGTTGAATAGGTGTCCGACAAAGAAGCTGGAAAAGATAACTCCAGAAGAGGTATGGTCCGGATTCAAACCGAGTTTGAGTCACTTGCGCGTTTTCGGTTCGGTTGCGTTTCGACACATTCCGGGACAGCTTAGAAAGAAGCTTGATAATAAGGGTGAGAAGTTGTTACTTGTTGGATATCATCCTACCGGAGGCTACAAATTGTTTGATATGAGTAGCAAGAGGATTGTGGTAAGTCGGGACGTGATTGTGGATGAAATCCGGACGTTTGACAGCAAATTTTTTGTTGTTTCTGTACAGGAAATCGATTTACCAAATGAGGTAATCGATTTCCAGCCCGTGACAGAGCCCCCTGGTGCTGCTGGAAGTCAAAATTCTGGCCCAGAAATCGATTTCCTGGGAGGAAATTTGAATTTCCAGCCTATTAATGATCCTGGACAGCAACCATTCGCAACGGAGGATGGTGAAACGACTAGACGACCAATGAGGCAGAGAGGTATGCCTCAAAGACTCCGAGATTGTGAGGTATTCCGTGATAGCGAGATCAATCATGATGGTGATCTCATCCATTTCGCTTTAATGGCCGAATCCGAACCGGTGAATACGAAGGAGGCATTAAGCGATCCAAAATGGATGAGTGCAATAAAGGATGAGCTGGAATCAATTGAGAAAAACAATACTTGGATGTTGGTCGATTTACCGAAAGGTAAAAAGGCAATTGGTGTGAAATGGGTCTTCAAGGTGAAAGTAAATTCGAAAGGTGAGATAATCAAGCATACGGCTCGATTAGTGGCAAAGGGATTTTTGCAAAAGGAAGGCATTGATTTTGATGAGGTATTCGCACCAGTTGCAAGGCATGAAACCATCCGGTTAGTTGTTGCGATTGCAAATACCAACAGTTGGTCGTTAATCAAATGGACGTCAAATCGGCATTTTTGAACGGTCCATTGGATGAAGAGGTGTATGTGGGACAGCCATCGGGTTTTGTTGTTCAATACCAAGAGGCAAGAGTCTACAAGTTGAGGAAGGCACTCTATGatttgaaacaagctccaagagcttgaAACAAATGCATAGATGGTTTTCTTAACAATATTGGTTTCAAGAAATGCGTGTCCGAGCATGGGGTGTATGTGAAAACGGGTGCTAGCGAAAGGGTGATCATTCTTTGTCTATATGTGGACGATTTGTTGATTACCGGAAGTTGTGAATCATACATTTCAAAGTTCAAGCAAGAGCTTATGAGGGAATTTGAAATGAGTGACCTTAGTGCTATGACATACTTCTTAGGCATAGAGTTCCAAAAGACAAAGTTGGGGCTGCTcatgcatcaaagaaggtatgcaaTGGAGATCTTGAAGAGGTGTGATATGGAGCATTGCAATGCTGCCATAACTCCCTCCGAGGCACGGTTACAACTATCCAAGAGTGAGGAAGAGCAAGATGTGGATCCAACTCAATACCGGAGATTGGTTGGATTATTGCGTTACTTGTGCAATACGCGGCCTGATTTGGCGTTTAGTGTCGGTATTGCTAGTAGGTTCATGGaaaagccaaaggtatcacactTGGCAGCGGTTAAGAGGATCCTTCGTTATGTGAAAGGTACTCTTGGCTGTGGAATTTTTTTTCCGGCAAGTGACACGGGCAAAAGTTGCAATTTACTTGGATACACCGACTCCAATTGGTGCGGAGATAAAGACGATCGAAAATCAACGGCGGGTTATGTCTTTATGTTCGGCGGTGcaccaatctcttggtgttcTCGAAAGGAGCCGATGGTTGCTCTCTCTTCTTGCTAGGCGGAGTATATTGCAGCTTCGATGTgtgcatgccaagctgtgtggcTTGTGAATCTGTTGCGTGAGCTGGACAGCTGCACGAGAGAGGGTGTTTTGTTGTTGGTGGACAACGTTTCAGCCATCAACCTTGCTAAGAATCCCATAGCacatgggagaagcaagcacattgagatgAGGTTTCATTACTTGCGCGATTTGGTGAGTTCTGGACAGTTACGTTTAAGCTACTGCAGAAGTGAAGAACAAGTCGCGGACTTGTTGACGAAATCGGTTACAAACGATGTTTTCAAGCGACTCGTGGTGAAGTTGGGGATGAAGAACATCGAGCATTTGACTTAAGATGGTGTGTTGGATGTTGTATAAGTCAAATGCAATGTAACTATGATCAGAAGCATGTTTGGAGAATAGCTTATTTGAGAAGCTATTTGGAAAAGCTGCCAGAATGCTGCAGGAAAACCAGAAAAATACTTATGTTTTTAGGCTATTTTGTTTAGCTTTTGTTTGTTACTTTGTTTAGTGTTAGTAGGCACTATATATACATTTTGTAACATGTTGAATGAATTAAATGCCATATGATTTTTACCCTCTCAATTAATCTCTATTCTCTCTAAATTTCATCTTCCCCGATCCTCCAATTTCACCAAATTTATCCATCACCTCCATTGATTCACATACAAGTTTTTGTGCTTGTTCCAACAGAAAATTGTGGACGGAGATTGGAGGAATTCTGTTGATGATATTTTGGATTTGAATTTGAatgttttggatttttgattgaTGTTTTGGGTTTGATGATGAATTGATGCTTAGTGATGActtattttttttgttttcttaaGTTTTCATAGTTGAGattcaagaattttggattagTAATACGAAGATGTAAAAGATTTTGGTTTAGTGGAAAGAGAAATTCTTTGGATTTTGGAGAAATATGAAGAGAAAAAAATCAATGAGTTAGAGACACAAATTGAGTCTCTAATGCAATAAAGATATTGTTTGAGATAATGGTTTGAATAAAATCTTAATGATGGAAGAAGATGTTAACACGGGTGAAACATCAAAGATAAAACGATTGAATTGACACCTAGAGCAGAAAACGTGTAATGAAAAAAATTAAGTGATTTATTAATTGAAAAAATCCATAATTGAAATACATAAAGAGAAGAAAAAAATgataatatattttttattttattctaaTACCATTTAATTTTGATAGTGTGTCatttaataatttatattttattatatatttGATAGTAATTAAATTTATTTCTTGAAAAGATATTTTAGGTAGGATGAAAATCAGGTGATATCGGCTTCATTTTAATAATTCAAttataatataatattaattaatttatataaacatatattattttttctttattGTAAAATAATGTATGTACAAAAAAAAATGTAAATATACTTTATTAGGAATAAATGTGAGAGTATTGTATGAGGTTGATATTAACCTCTTGATCTgcctgatcaggagggccttccaaggtcttggtgaatgggccggagaatgaaatgagaggggggtgtacctgcaaggtgctccaatgcttaagtcagaaaaggtacagaatgaggttatcagagtgtgagttagaatacctgcccctttgccatgaaaggggtatttatattgagcccccagcgctgggccaaggctcctaatgggctggattagctaggcccaaggaggagctgccaggggacgcgtaagaagcgttaagacctagaccaaggtctgccccctggtccaactgcccctatccctaaggagacaatataggggagttgggtgacgtggtgagtgagatgccgttatggctctgc from Lathyrus oleraceus cultivar Zhongwan6 chromosome 7, CAAS_Psat_ZW6_1.0, whole genome shotgun sequence encodes the following:
- the LOC127100807 gene encoding uncharacterized protein LOC127100807 isoform X1 — protein: MADDHSSFTKDVLLVKGLKNTTLVWRLVVLAFAMVCGVYICSICLKQISTGTKIGFLDINVIQKPCPEPNIEPWEIPYVHYPNPKTYSREECSCHPVRYFTILSMQRSGSGWFETFLNSHPNISSNGEIFSVKVRRSNMTTITETLDTIYNLDWFSSASKNECTTAVGLKWMLNQGLVQHHEQIAEYFRIHGVSVIFLFRRNLLRRMISVLANEYDKNAKILNGTHKSHVHSPKEAEILAKYKPTLNSTLLIGSLKQVNDTTTKALEYFKSTRHIMLYYEDVVKNRTKLMDVLEFLKVPQTNLKSRQVKIHKGSLSSQVENWDDVSKALTGTQYESFLHEDYRR
- the LOC127100807 gene encoding uncharacterized protein LOC127100807 isoform X2 translates to MADDHSSFTKGLKNTTLVWRLVVLAFAMVCGVYICSICLKQISTGTKIGFLDINVIQKPCPEPNIEPWEIPYVHYPNPKTYSREECSCHPVRYFTILSMQRSGSGWFETFLNSHPNISSNGEIFSVKVRRSNMTTITETLDTIYNLDWFSSASKNECTTAVGLKWMLNQGLVQHHEQIAEYFRIHGVSVIFLFRRNLLRRMISVLANEYDKNAKILNGTHKSHVHSPKEAEILAKYKPTLNSTLLIGSLKQVNDTTTKALEYFKSTRHIMLYYEDVVKNRTKLMDVLEFLKVPQTNLKSRQVKIHKGSLSSQVENWDDVSKALTGTQYESFLHEDYRR